From the genome of Anopheles funestus chromosome 2RL, idAnoFuneDA-416_04, whole genome shotgun sequence:
ATGgtataaattacaaaattcgCTCCTATATTGCATGAACATCTCGTTTGAGGatgaagtaaagaaaaaccccTTCATGTGACGTTGGTCGAGTTTTTCCCGCGTAATTTAGAATCTCGTTTAGCTAGATCAGATTCTACGATCAAACCACGTTAAGTGATTTGACTGATTGACCTAATTAAAGGTGGAAATACTTGACGTGAGCTCATAGGACATTAGTAGAACAATCCGCTGTTTTGCGTAGTTTCCGGTTTTACGATCGCGGGTTAATTGAGTTTTAAGAGCTAACAACGGccataaaagtaaaacaccCGTCCATAAAAGCTGTAATTCAGTCTGGCAATTCGATAAATAAGATTAGAAGTGATgtatggtgattttttttattaaattaaaattatagtAAGTTAAGTTAATTACTTTCTTTGCCTTTATTTTTAAGTGTAAATCATGCCGCTTACCACcccaattaattttaattgttttcacaTATTGACTTAAGTCTTATCAGTGTGTAATCATTCAAGAAGATAGTCCTGCCAATATACATTGCGATGCAATTTATGGGTTATTTATGGGAGGGGGATGAAAAACATTCTGGCAACAATCACAATATGGAAGGAATGTTCTAGGTATGGAGATGAACTTCCAAACATTTGGGTCAGTGAGAAGTATATCACAGATAGCAACGCAACCGGAGGGCAAAATACTTTAATCGACCAAAATTGAAACTCATCGCACGAGGTCATTTTAATCAAACAAAGTCGTACGTCTTATATCATGAACCGTGCCGGGTTTGGCCGCCAACCAGTCTGGACAATTCGCCATTTGCCACAAACTGTCGGTAATAAGAATGAATGTGTATCTAAtatgtgtttctatttgcAAACGAGATGAGGATTGATAAAACAAGCATTAAAGATTGCAACCGTGTGGGTAGAATATTTTGCGTTAAGGATATTTTTTGCTACAGATATAAATACAATCTTTTCTATTGCACAGTAAAACAGGAGACGAGTTCTTAAAACAAATGCTTGCGTCATGATGAGACACTCCTCCTGCTGCTgacgttttttgttattattggaTCAGCAAAATTTAAGCCTTGTGTACGTCGaggaagaaaagtgaaaaaatgagtTCTTCTCGTCTTGCTGCCATCTTGAAGATGCTCCCGTTATCTAAATATACATTTGTTTGTGCTGCTTTCGCTGAACAacaattgttttcctttcactgATAACAACGCATTTGTTCCGGCGCGAATTTAAAGCCCAGTaataaagttgattttttatttaaaaaataataaatttttcataaaatatcaTTCACATGATCGTTATCTTATaaagggaaaattaaaaataaatgtaaatagtaATTACGTTAACGATTATCGCTCGATTGACAACACGAATCGTTTGTGAGTAATCGGAGACGAATTAAGTCGCAGATAATCAAACCGGTCTTGGGGGCTTGGTGCACGACAACACGAATCGTGTAGTTTATGATGGAAATGTGAGCGACCTGTTGCTAATTGtattatgaaataaatacGAGCCGATTGTAGCATGGTGAAGGAAGAAACGAGAGCAGGTGCTGTTGGATACAAGACGCAATATGAACATTAGGGTAGTGTAACAGTATTGtgcattgaaatattttaaatattgatatATCTGAATAGAACTAATTTTGGGTCTTGTAGAGTTGTACTACAAGAAtgtaacacatttttatttactagaaaataataataaaatgtgcattgaaatattttccaacacTTTCAGCTTAGCAACAATGTGGTTCATATATTTGTTTATGGACCAATCTCCAGCTGACGTTACCGTTGAATAACTTTTATCTCACCGTCTGACGATAACAGGTTACGAACAAAACACCTGGCTGATTTCACAACAGCTTACCAATGAAGAGGCTTATCGATAGATATGTAGAACTCTTTGCATAACAATTAACTgcgtttgttgtttcatttagcACAGGAAGGTTATTTTCGCCTTCAAGCTAGCTAGAACCAAGCTGCCCAGGTTGTCTGCTCTACTTTATTTCGTTCCTTATTCGATTTTGTGCAAACAGTAACCAGAAGGGTGATAATTGTGTACGAGAAGGTGATAACCGTACCGAACGTTACTGCTTGCCGAAGGGTAGAGGGATCGTAGATCGTGATTGTATGATTGTAAAGCTAtagcaaacataaaaacaaataaaaaacgtcATGTCTAGTTTAAAAATAGcttaagaaatatttaaaataaacgaaattaGCAACAAGAACCAGAACACGAGAAAATACATAAaggagtaaataaaaaaaatacgaaaaactTATTTCTACATACTGCATGAAAAAAGGTCAAcaatattataaaacaaaaagcagctagagaaaaataaaaaaaaatcgtttaaagtACCGAACTTAGTAGAACAAATTAACAACAATTCAAAAGTGTAGCctgaaaaaataacacaaatgtTAGTAAaaagaacattggaaaagaacttaaatcgaaatcgaaattaaattagaaaagaaATTACGAAACAAACGTAATTACCAACACGAACCAGAACATGAGGAAATAGATAAATGAATCTATTTATTCAAcaataaacacaaacacactaaaaacacaaacaaaatgaaaaatttacttCTACATACAGCATGAAAAATGGTCAACAATATTGTAAAACAATAGCAACaagagaaaaatttaaaaagaagtTTCAAAATAACGAACTCAATAGAGGAAATTacaacaatttataaatgtagaaaaaataacacacggtagtaaaaaaacattggaaaacaaaattaaattcagcTATCTAAAGCTTTTGAATCTTACACTCTGGtagaatatataaaaatgtaagttgcgaaataattttcttaattttgtaCGTCTGTTGTCACAACGCTGTCAGCGAACCCCCTGAGGTCAATGCAAACAAACTTGTCTAATCTCGTATAGAACTAATCGATCTTCGCTGATAGTGAGAGCTTTTTGTAGGCGACACTTGGTTGTCCGTTGCTGTTTGGTTGCTATTTCTGTGGCAAAGGTAATTAAAGGCTTTCGATGCACGTGTTGGAAACATATGTTTTACCTCTAGAAAACCCAAGCCTGATGCATCGTAGATAAGAAGTACGGAATTGTcgagtgtgtgtatgagtaGATAATGTTCACTGATCTACAATTCATATTTGTGTTGCTGTTCTGCTATTGATTTTGCTAGCTGTATGAAGAATTCAAATCAGGTTGCAAGGTGGTTTCAATACGATCCTTGGCGTGACAAAAATGAATTCCTTTTAAGGTGAACCGAGCAGTTAGTAAACAAAATTGTATAGAAGGCATTTCCGTTCGCCACGAGCCGTTCCTTTCACGAGGAAATTGCACTACATGCAACTGCGCGGATTGCACTTTGGAATGGAGCGACAACTCGCGCGGCACGCTCGGATGTGGATTCAGCATCCAGCGGGTGGGGACGGGCCAGCTGattaaataaacattactCCGTCCGGCATATTGGTACGCAGCGGGTGCATCTGACTGAGGGTGTGTTTGCGTTGGTTTGATGAGTTCAATAGATGGACTTTGGTTATGTTGCATGCGAGTACTGCCACCAGTTAACTGCTGTGATCGCGTTACATACCGCTTTTGACGATATTAGTAGGAGCTGTTTGTTGGCTTCCctttaaatgattttgtttaacataAGAATGGAATGAGAACAACTTACGCAGCAAGCTTTGTGCAAgtaattttacaatatttttgtgAGTTTGAAACGTTCTTTGACTTAATCGTCTAAACATATTTGTGTTTATAGATGTCtgtgatgaaaattaaaccaatGCGGTTTATAATGTCACGATAAAGTGTACGGAAAGTTGCTACATGCAGTTAAaacttttgattaaaaaatacaatttgttttaaaaaatggtaacaCAATTAACAAATGCTATAATTGGAATACACAAAagcaatttcaattttcagctattgtttataaacaaaaattaaaagaatagTAAAGTGGCTTGGCCGTTctgaatgaataaaacatctcaataaatcaataaagcaaataatcaaattttcaTCTACGACTAACAAACATTAATATgttcattaatatttatgatCAAAGGAACTGTAGGTTGAATGTATTATTCTAAagtattttcaacaaattatgtacatactttaaataatttttgtatattCGTTCATGTGCATCGATTAAcatagaatttaaaaattaagttGATACTTCACTTGTCTTTCTAACCCATTCTAAATTGCCTTTTCTGAAGAATTTCTCGTAATGCCCTGCCTGATCATACCCATCTTTTAATAGTGTATTacgcaaataattaaaaaatatattttttgtatttgctgTTCTTACTCTCTTCCAATTGCGATGCtctaatgattttttattagtttattttctcaaaattTGTACTTctttattagttttgttttaatatgttAAAGTAAACCAACGTTTTATTGTGTTTCGTATCGATTTTatccatttatttattatctcaAATTCATTTAGTCAATAATTGGTTTTGGAAActattaaagaaataaaaaaaaaacaaggacatCACACACTCACTGCCCCGGGACTGTCCCGTATCATAAATTATACAATGTACAAACCTAACCTTATGCACGTACCAAGGATCATACACCACGGATTCTGATGGAAAACCCCACACCAAATCGGTATTGGACGGGGGTTGGGCAAGGTATACAATTGACCCGCATTACTAGCCAATCGTTCTGTGCTGGTTTTGCTATCCCGGATGGGGAagtgtaaaacttttttttaaccgtTACGTAACGTAATCATATCACTGTGGCGCCTCAACTTCGCCCAAAAGAGCACCCGAAAACAGGCTCTCGTTAGCAAGGAAGCACACGTTTGTATGAAAGCACCATTTTGGTTTCTGGCTGCTGTGGAACGTGTTTGATTGCGGTGCAAGTATGCATTTGTTTTCTACCTAGTTAACACACGGATCCTATGCTAACAAACAGTGCCAGGACTGCAAATAAAAGCCATTTCTCTGTGTAGACCTATTGTAGACTGTTCACTCCTATAAATGTGTTCGTCATTTTGTGTGCTTAGGGGAAATGTAAGTGTTCGctatgaattgtttttttccatcaaaaCTGGCACATGATTGTTATCTTTCTGCTGCTCGTGATAAACTATCCTTAAAGAATTGTTCCTGTATTTCTTACATCACTATCAAATAGTTTCATGTTTCAATGCACTGAAACTTGTTGAAATTTCGCCTGATggatgtgtgggtgtgtgtttgtgtatgggtATTGCTACTACAAGGAAGGGTCTAGCTAGTGGTTCCGAATTTGGACATCTTTAGTACGCTGTCAAACGTTACCTACAGCATAAAATGAGGTTCTTTGACTGCCGTTTAACACCACTGCGTATGGTTTAGTTAGGATAGCGATAGAAGATGGGATTGTACGGTCTCTTGGAGAAACGCTCCGGCTGAACATCGGCCCGCAGTATCACCACACCGGATGGGTTCACCTTAACCTTAATCTTCGTCTGTGGGCTCAGCACTCCGTAGTCGACTTCCTCGTACAGGTCCTAAAACGATGAGCGCAACGTCATTATAATGCACCGAAGTGATTTGGTTTGATAAGCGATTTGTCTTACCTCAACCCTGTAGCCCGTGGGGGATATAAGACCCAGCTCACGAAGAGTCACGGCCACGTCCGACGGTGTACCGTCTGTTCGTCGGTTAACAAAAGCGATCGCATACGAGTAGTACGTCTGGTAGATGGGAGTGATCGGTCGCGACCAGATCTCGATGCCCTTGTGCTGTTGCAGAGGTGTGTCGGTAATAAATAGTGTACCGTTAAACGTAATGGATTTGTCATGTTTCGAAGCAATAGATTTTCTTACCTTATAAATTCTTCGCCCCTGAATGCCGAGTGGATCTTGATCTACCGCAATGATTTTGCGGTTCTGTAGAATCGCCTTAAACTCTGGTCGGATCGTACGCAGATCAACCGACATCATCAGCGGTGCAGCCATTATAGCCCAGAGGGCCATCTGCGTTTTGGATTGTTCGTAGCTAAGCCCAAAGTTTCCGATAATCAACTGCAgtgaaaggaaataattagTATGCTCTATATGTAAGCATTTATGAGTCACATTACCATGTCCGGATCGTTCCAATGGCCGGGACCAGCATTCGGTATGATCGCATCCTGATTGTTGCCATAATAATCGATGATGCTCTCCAGCGATGCCCAGGAATCTTGGATGTCGTCGTAGTTGCGCCACAGATTACAATGCTGAATAATTGACGAGTAGTTCGGCTGTGACGGGTGGACATATAAAATACATGATTAGACATTAGCTTCAAATAGGAACTACAACAACTTCAATCTTTAACCCACATTCATGCCTGCATAAATCTGATAAACTGGCCAGCTGCACGAGTAGATCATCGGACGTCCGGTGGCATTCAGATTACGGCCAAACTCCGGATAGCCATGATCCATGTCAATCGGTAGAGAATAACAACCGTCCAGTTTAACGTAATCCACGTCCCACGAAGCAAACTGGGCCGCATCGTTGGCGGAGAATCCCAGAATTCCTGGATATCCGGCACACGTGTAATTTCCGTAGTCTTCGTAGATGCCGAACTTAAGACCTTTAGCGTGCACATAGTTTGCCAGTGCCTTCATACCACTCGGGAAGCGACGTCGGTCAGCGACCAGCTCACCACGCGGTCCACGCGACTTCTCCAGCCAACAATCATCGACATTGATGTACTCGTAGCCAACGGCAGCATACCCTTCGCTCACCACCAAATCGGACATCGTGCGGAAAAGGTGTTCACTGGAACGTACGTGAAACAAGACAAAATATTGTAacaaatgaagtaaaaaatggataaaaaggGTGAAATATTGGCCTAGTAAATCTCAACATTATTTagctattaaaatttattataaagacttatttttctaaaataagACATTCTTCGATTACATGCAAATAGTCTATGTTGCGTTAGAAAATATCAGTTTTACTTTTGATCCTTCCAAGCTGTGAAGTATAAGACTAAATATTCATGAAGACTTGCAATGACTATTTCCGCCTTTTTCAAATTCTGGCGCTAACTCATACCCTTTTTGTGACATTGTAAAACTGTACATTCGAATCACGCAAAATGTAAAGCCACACGCAAATGCAATCTGGGCGAAGGGTGCACAGGAATCTTCTGATGATTTGTAGACTGCCCACGGCAGTCTTGTGCGCATTACTACGAGTGTCGGCGGTTCGTGATTTCCTGGATCCACATCAAACGATCTCCTCGAGGGCATAAGCGCTACACTGTAGGTCAACTAACCTTTTCTGTGTCCTTATACACCAGCCCATTCgggtttcgattgtttttcctCTATGGAATCACTGGATTCCATTCCGAGACCCGCTGAGAGAATGACAAATTCACAATGATATAGTGCTCACAGTACTGTTACGACTCAACTCACAACTTGGCTGGTGACGAAGAAACGATGACCCAGTTTTGAACTAAAATGCAGTGACCACAGTTCAGTTCACTCGATCTTCTCCGCCGTTCGTGTTATAATCTTGCAAATGACACGATCTTCGAAGAGGACATGACTTGACAATGGATGCCCGTAAGCAACATTAGCAGAAGCGCTGCGGTAGATTAAACGTACATCGACAAAGAAGCGTTTGATCGATCGACACGATAGCACTTCGCGGTATTAACCGATCGCTTAGAGGATCATCCCACTTGCCGATGATGCTTGAGTGGTGATTTGAGGCGTCTCGCCATGATCACACCGATACGGAGAAGTTAACAATCCCTTGAGAAAGAGCAATATTGttatattcaatttatttacgGCACCTTGCTTCCAATAACGTCGTTGCGGGTCGTTGTTATCGAAATGGCCTTTAGGGATTGGCTCGGGTCGCAAAACAATCGGGACGGCTGATGTTGCCATTAGCTtgttgaatcttttttttagttcaacGAAACATCATCGACTTTTAAATAATCCTCATCGATGGATTATGATGAAATGATCAGtataaaaaagggcaaaaaataAGCCGTATTCGTCCTTGTTAAAGATgattttacatgatttttgttgttgtgttcgttAGACGAACACTTCCATCGCAAGAAAGGTGAATTGGAAGTGGTTTGTTGATAGGCTGGTTTTAGTTTTTCGGTTACGTTTCTGGGGCTAATTAAACATACCCTTTGGCGATGTTGTGATTTAAGGCTTCTAGTTATACCttttaaacacacaacaaTATGTCACTGACATGATTTTAGTTCCAATTTGTCCTTAAAAACCAACAATCTGTAAATGTTGAaccataaattaataaaaacgtGTTGAAAACATTATGTTTCGTGTGAATATTTTCATCCGCTACCTTTAAATGATCAGTAATGGATTTACGATGGCGCACTAATAAAGGCCAAGGACATTATTGtgtttgttataaaatttaactactttattaaaaatttgtttgtcATTATACACActtaaaaaatgatgaaaatgcaTATAGTTTTTCTTTATGCGTTATTTTTCCCACCTATACCTTTGTAGGTCAAGCGCTACGGAGCAAATGTTCCGTCAACATGTACTTCCTTTCTTTCCAGCTGATCTTGATCTAATTTAAATGATGTTAACTCAAGTGAACTTAGGCATCCCATTTGGGGTTTTGTGTGAAGCATTTCTCAACGATCCTCGGGCACGTTTGGGTGCTTGGCCAAGTCTAGTGTGTTGTCAACATGCTGTTGAACCGGCAGTAACTCTTCTGAAATATAAACACTTCATCGCGTGAGGAAAGTATGTTTGCACTGCTGTCGctctttttccctctctttcACCACTGTAAAACTACTCGATCGACAATTTCATTGGATCGTGCAAAATTCCCCCTTATGCCTGATGCGATGCCTGTAAAGATTGTCATTGCTTTACCGTACGGAAAGGCGTTCGCGGGTGACCATTTTGGTGGTGatcaaaaattgttaaatttaattgacaTCGAGTACTGGCACGAGCACACGACCACGAAACGCTCCGTTTCGATGGAAGCGTACATTTGGAGAAAACATCGATGGTAACACGCGGTGTAACGCACACTGGGCCGATAATTATGCTCATTATGCAAATGAGCGAACATTTCCTAAAGCCATCGCTTTGGAACATTTTGGTCACCATCGGCTGACAGCGGGTGTCCCGACGCGTCCCGGTGAATGTCCGAGGAAGCAATTATCTTCCGTGCCAGCCCACGCTGGCATTGGGTTGGCGGGTCAATCAAGCAGTTTCGGACATGCACCGAACAGCACACGTAATCTTTCATCTCGCTGTGTCCAGAACGCTCAGCACCATCAGCACACGGGAGGAAGCGACTCGTTAGATGACTTCAATTATAaagtttgttgcaaaaaaggtTACTCTCGCACCGGTTGAGAAATTGGAAAGGACCCACAGAAGGGATTTACGTCCAGAATTCGTGCTCCGGCTGGCGGATGTCGAACGCAAGTGGAAGATACAATTCCCTACATCCTACAAGTCCCCGGAGTGAGTGGCAAATCCGGTGGAAACGTGACCAcgggcggcggtggtggtgatcGATTCGTTGCTACCATCTCACGAtcggatcgatcgatcggcGGTAGAATGCGCGTCACAAACTAAATTACCGCATAAGCAGCATTGTTTTGTGTACTCTTTATTTCTTCGTTCTCATGACATTACTGAGACGTTACGTGAAAGGGTATAATATAGGCAGAGCGTGGAAACGTATAACAATAATTAGCTATTGCTTAACAAACGTATATGCGAAGTAAATGAGTTAAAGGGATCGTAAAGATTATCGATTACGAAACATTAAATGtaatttacaattttctttccacaaGGAAAAAGTTATACAAATATTTCTGATTTCTTCTAGACATGtttctccaattttttttttcaaaagtagAATAGttaaattttgataaagtTTTAAAACTCTCCAAAGTCCTAAAATTTCTGCTTGGCTTACTGTACAAATAAAATCGTTCTCTGTTGTTTTAATTGGCATCACAATGCTCATCAATTTCGATGCTTTTCGTTTGGATGCGATGACCCCACACGCTTTAGTTTGACAGTTGAGTGCTTTTTTATGAATGATGTTCGACTTGAACATGTGATGCGGAGACCCAAACTGGAGCAGCTATCCGTGTGTCCGGACATGCATCGTTTTGTAATGCAAACACGGCTAGATTGGCTAACGATGTTTCGGCACTGGGTCAGAATAATTGTGTACTCGCGGTGCTTTCGTAATTTTTGTGACACTCAAATCCGACGTTACAACACACGTGAGCGAAGGTTTCCACTGTGCGGTCCATATACcaggtttggtttggttgatcTGATTTATTGATCTGGCAAGAAGCTGCCAGTAACACGATTGGCACGAATTCTCAGTCATTTATCGTACGAGTTGCGGCGGGAAGAACGCGTTCGGCTTTGTTTGCGTGCGATTTGTAACGCAACCGGAACGTGTGCGCAAGAAGTTGTTACGTAAGGGTGGGAAAGGTCAAACGGGGAAAAGCTGTGGCACGAACGGTGGGAGTTCTCCTTCTAGTGCGAGTGAAAGATGCTGCCCCCAACAATGGACCTTAAAAGTGTACTTTTTTCGGGATTTCCATTACCCAAATCGTGCACAAAGTATTATGCTGGCAATTGCATCGCTTAAACTCACATAAATGTTTACCACGAGAGcaagtagctttttttttggaaaggttCAAACGAAGACATTCTCTGgagcattcctttttttttgctttatttcatcCCTCTTTAGCTTATGCAACAATtgatcaataaaaataaaataaatttacatttgcCTGCAGCACTTAGTATGGTCATATTGATGATTCTTCTTTCGACATCTTTGCTACAAGCCTGCTACAAAATGCAGGAAATGGTTTAGAAGTTTTTCACACACAGTTTTGCATCCCCGTAGGCAATGCGACTTACTTGCCGACAGTGTTGCATGGTCATAAAGCAACGCAAAATATGAAGCGACGGTTTTGTCGTGACGCTACCGGAGAGGCTGATACTAAATCCGGTAGGCTTCGTTTCATACCCAGCAACAGGCTgaccttttttccctttttgaagTCAGGACGGTGAAGGGAAGACTTATCGAACGGAGAATGATGGACTGCTTTTAGTCGTTTCGTACCGAGGCAACGGCGATCATAAGCTGTATGATCGGTTGTctatttttatcataaataaTCAATCCCAGTGGATGGATAATAAACAAACCGATAGATTGAATGTTAGTCATTTACTTTGATGGATGGTTCGCTAAACAAATATCCTAcctttgtttatgtttattgttatatttttttcaataatgttTGTAATAGATATCTCACCatcaaaaaccctttttttaataaatctttTCTTTACTTAATTAGAAATGCCGTATCgctaaaacatgtttttacatgtttttttttttcaaaatattattaaaattccaaaaaattccattttttaaccacttttgttttaactttcatttttactaCTAAACACTCCTTGAAATTTAATACCAAAAATTGGGCGCCTGTTGTTGAAATCTTTTTCaccttaatttaattttagttattttattaaattaatatatttat
Proteins encoded in this window:
- the LOC125762438 gene encoding alpha-N-acetylgalactosaminidase; translation: MTQRKSKGGTATMRAAMLLATVLCIAVLPVCIYSLENGLARTPPMGWLSWERFRCNTDCEGDPENCISEHLFRTMSDLVVSEGYAAVGYEYINVDDCWLEKSRGPRGELVADRRRFPSGMKALANYVHAKGLKFGIYEDYGNYTCAGYPGILGFSANDAAQFASWDVDYVKLDGCYSLPIDMDHGYPEFGRNLNATGRPMIYSCSWPVYQIYAGMNPNYSSIIQHCNLWRNYDDIQDSWASLESIIDYYGNNQDAIIPNAGPGHWNDPDMLIIGNFGLSYEQSKTQMALWAIMAAPLMMSVDLRTIRPEFKAILQNRKIIAVDQDPLGIQGRRIYKHKGIEIWSRPITPIYQTYYSYAIAFVNRRTDGTPSDVAVTLRELGLISPTGYRVEDLYEEVDYGVLSPQTKIKVKVNPSGVVILRADVQPERFSKRPYNPIFYRYPN